Below is a genomic region from Rhodococcus sp. WMMA185.
CCAGAGCCCCTGGGACTCGCTCTTCGCCGGACTCGAAGCCGGACGATACGACCTCGTGGCCAACCAGGTGGCAGTCAGCGCCGAACGCGCCCAGCGGTATGACCTGTCGATACCGTACACATTCTCCGAGGGAGTCATCATCACCCGCGCGGACGACACCTCGATCACGTCGGTTGCAGGTCTCGACGGCAAGACCGCGGCACAGGCGGCGACGTGCAATTGGGCGCAGGTCGCGAGAGATGCGGGTGCCAACGTCGAAATCGTCTCAGGTTTCGTGCAGGCCATCATGCTGCTCAAAGACGGCCGCGTAGACGCCCACGTCAACGACAACCTCGTGATCGACGAATACGAGAATCGGACCGGAGACACAGGCCTGAGAATGGCTGCTTACACCGGTGACACCAGCGAGCAGGCCTTCGCCGCCCGCAAGGACAGCGGGTTGATTCCCGACGCCGACCGGGCGCTCGAAGAGCTGCGGGCCGACGGAACACTCGCCCAGATTTCGGAGAAATACTTCGGCACCGACGTCTCGTCGCCGACCAACTGAGTCGGTACACGAGTGCGAGCCGCATCGAGAGATCGATTTGCGGCGCGGCCTCTCTGTCTCCGACCACTACATTGGTCGAGTACGGTGGGCTCGTCTGGCTAAACGAGGAGGAAACACCGTGCGACGCACACTACCGGCTGCAACGATCGCTGTCTTGACCGCGTTGTCGCTGGCAGCGTGTGGCAGCTCCGACTCGGGTCCGGTCATCGACCAGGTACGCGCCTCGGGCGTCCTGAAGGTCGGGACCGAAGGTACGTACACGCCGTTCAGCTACCAGGGCGCCGATGGTCAACTGACCGGATACGACGTGGACGTCGCCCGTGCAGTCGGCGACAAGCTCGGCGTCTCCGTCGAGTTCACCCAGAGCCCCTGGGACTCCCTCTTCGCCGGACTCGAAGCCGGCCGGTACGACCTCGTGGCCAACCAGGTGACTGTCAACGACGAACGTGCCGAGAGATACGACATGTCGACGCCGTACACAGTTTCCGAGGGGGTCATCGTCACCCGAGCCGACGACACCTCGATCACGTCCCTTTCCGATCTCGCCGGCAAGACCACAGCGCAGTCGGCGACGAGTAACTGGGCGCAAGTCGCCCGAGACGCGGGCGCCAACGTCGAATCCGTGGAGGGTTTCGTGCAGGCCATCACGCTGCTGAAGGATGGCCGCGTGGACGCCACCGTCAACGACAACCTGGCCGTGGGCGAGTACGAGAAGCAGACCGGAGACTCAGGTGTGAGGGTCGTCGCCGACACCGGCGACACCAGCGAGCAGGCCTTCGCCGCCCGCAAGGACAGCGGGTTGATTCCCGACGTCGACCGGGCGCTCGAAGAACTGCGGGCCGACGGAACACTCGCCCAGATTTCGGAGAAGTACTTCGGTACCGACGTCTCGTCGCCGAGTTCAGGTAGCTGAGCCGGTTCGCGCGTGAACGACGCAACTGTCCAGTTGATCCTGGACAACCTGTGGCCGATGCTGAAGGCCACCGTCACGATGACGATCCCGCTGACGATCATCAGCTTCGTGCTCGGACTCGTCATCGCGTTACTGGTCGCGCTGGCGCGCATTTCGTCGATCCGACCGTTGTCGATCCTTGCGCGCTTCTACATCTCGATCATCCGGGGCACCCCTCTGCTGGTGCAGCTGTTCATCGTGTTCTACGCGCTACCGCAGTTCGGTGTGATTATCGATCCCTTCCCCGCGGCGGTGGTCGCCTTCAGCCTCAACGTAGGCGGCTACGCGGCCGAAGTGATCCGGTCGGCGATTCTTTCGATTCCCAAGGGCCAGTGGGAGGCGGCACAGACCATCGGCATGGGCTATGCCACCACACTGCAGCGGATCGTGTTGCCGCAGGCGGCGCGGGTTGCCGTACCCCCGCTGTCCAACACATTGATCTCGCTGTTGAAGGACACCTCGCTGGCGTCGACGATCCTGGTCACCGAGTTGCTTCGCGTCGCCCAACTCGCCGCAGCACCGACGTTCGACTTCTTCGCCCTATACGGCGTCGCCGCGCTGTATTACTGGGTGATCTGCATCTTCTTGTCGGCTGTCCAAGGTCGGCTCGAGGCCCGACTCGACAGGTATGTGGCAAGATGACCGACACTCCTCCCCTGCTCCAGGTCTCCAGCGTCGAAAAGTCTTTCGGCGACCATCGCGTCCTGCAGGGCATCAGCTTCGACGTCGCGCAGGGAACAGTCCTCGCCATCATCGGGCCTTCCGGGTCCGGCAAGACCACGCTGCTTCGGACATTGAATGCGCTCGACAGGGCGGACAGCGGCGTGATCTCGATCGGCGACGAATCGGTTGACTTCGGTGCCGATGTCGGCAGGGCGGCGCTCGCACGATTCCGCGCGCAGAGCGGCATGGTCTTCCAGTCTCACAACCTGTTTCCGCACAAGACGGCGATCCAGAACGTCATGGAAGGGCCGGTCGTGGTCCAGAAGCGGCCCAAGGACGAGGCTCGCACGGACGCGATGGAATTGCTGACCCACGTCGGCCTCGCGCCGAAGGCGGACCAGTATCCGTACCAACTGTCCGGCGGTCAGCAACAAAGAGTCGGGATCGCGCGAGCCCTCGCACTGAGACCGAAACTGATGTTGTTCGACGAGCCCACGTCCGCACTCGATCCTGAACTGGTCGGTGAGGTGCTACGCGTAATCAGAGATCTCGCGAACGAGGGCTGGACGATGGTGATCGTCACCCACGAAATTCGGTTCGCACAGCAGGTGGCCGATCAGGTGCTGTTCATGGACCACGGTGTCGTGCTCGAACGAGGCGTACCGAAAGACGTCCTGACAAATCCGACCGAACCCCGCCTGCGGCAGTTCCTGCACCGCATTCTCGACCCGCTTTGACGGCCGCCTGCGCCCGACGGCTCCCCTCTCCTCGTCAGGGGAGGTACTTTTCCATCAACAAGACGCTCGGCCAGTCCACCTCGAAGTCGCGGCGGCCCACTCTGAAGAACCCTTGCTGCTCGTAGTAGTCGCGCAGTCGCACATTCGTCTCCACGCACTCGAGCCGGACGACGGACACGTTCTCCGCACGGGCCTGATCGTCAACTACCCGAAGCAACAGCGCACCGAGTCCGGCACTGGCGTGCTTCCGATCGGTCATTACGCGGGCGACGTAAGTGGCCGGGATGCCGTCGTCGATCCAGACCTCCGGATCGGATCGCAGCACCCGCAGCGCACCGACGACGATTCCGGCGAACAACGCGACCTGCCATTGTCCGAGTTCGATCTGCTCACGCACGTCTGCGAGAGAAACGTCGCCGCGGGCCGGTAGATCAAGCTCTTTTTCTCGGATCCAATCTTCTGCATCCCAGTGCATCTGAACGATGTCTTCGGCCTGATCCAGCACCGCGCGTTCCACCGTGACCGCCATGCAGCCACATTAGCCAAAGTAACCATCCATCCACCAAAACGAACGCCAACCGTCGTTCCGCCAACACAAGTGGTATGACCGGCCTTACAATTTACAGACTGGGTGGTCTCCTCGACACGTTTCGTGGTGGTAGCGATGAGGCTGTTTCGTTCGGTAGTCCTGCTGACGGTCTCCACCTGTGCCGCCGCGCTCGTGTCCGTGTATCCCCTGCACAGTTTCGCCAGGCCACTTGGACCAGGGTCCATATCGCCGACCCCCATCCAGGACGATGACTTTTTCTTGTGGCCACCGAACGTGGAGGAGTACGAGCCGGGCGAAATCATCCGCTCGAGGGAGGTTGCCCTCCGCTCGTTCCCGAACACGCTGGTAGATAACCGGGCCTTCCAGATCATGGTGCGTTCGAACGATTCGAAGGACCGGCCGGTCCCGGTGACCGCGACGCTACTGGTCCCCACCGCTTCGTGGACTGCGCCCGGGCCCCGACCCGTGATCGCCTACAACATGCCCATCGATTCTCTGGGCGCGCACTGCACACCCTCGTACCGAATGCTGCACGACTGGCAGAACCTCGATATCGACATCCCGCCCGTTCTGTCCTTGTTCCTCTCGAAGAACTACGCGGTTCTCGTTACCGACCACCAAGGGCCGAGAATGGCATACAGCGCCGGACGCATGGCCGGGCACGCCGTGCTCGACAGCATTCGCGGCATGAAAAGGCTGACCGAACTCGGTTTGTCAGATAGCCCCGTCGTCGCCACCGGCTACAGCGGAGGTGCGATCGCCACCGGATGGGCGGCGCAACTACAACCGTCGTATGCCCCCGACGCCGAACTGGTCGGGGTCGCCGCCGGCGGGACTCCCGCCGATTTCGGGCTGCTGCGCAAGACATTGAACGGTCAGATCGGTTCGGGCCTGTATCTGGCCGCAGTTCTCGGACTTGCCCGTGAGTATCCCGAAATGCTGGTGCTGACGAATCCGCTGGGCGTTCTCCTGGCGACGTCGATGCTCAAGGACCAGTGCAGCCTCACCATTGCACCGGCCGGCATCGCTTCGCTACCTGCCGAAGTCATAGCGGCCACGCCCGACCCGTTCAACTCTCCGACGGCCCGAGCGGTGGTCGCCGAGAACAGGATGGGCGCGCTCGTCCCGAGTGCTCCGGTGCTGCTCTACCACGGGTCCTCGAGGGTGTTCCTCGGTGACGAGTGGATTCCGGAAGAAGGAGTGATCGCCCTGCAGCAAGAGTGGTGTCGCGGTGGGGCCGACGTCACCTATTCCCCGCAGTTCGGCGAACACATCACCGCAGCGGTGCTCGCGCTACCCGAGGTCGTGCATTGGATGGACGAACGACTAGCGGGCGTTGCCGTGGCTCCGGGCTGTCACTGACACCGCAGCGCAGTCGCAGCAGCCGTCCGTCGACGAGAACGCCGTCCGTGCTTGTGTCTGCGGAGTGGAGTACAACCGAGAACGAAGTTTGCGGAGGGAGGCGATTGCCTCGGTACGTTGAATCGGTGGTGCTCGATGAAGCTGCTTCATGCAGTAGGCCTGCTACTGATCTCTACATTCGCCGCACTCGTGTCCGCACCCCCGCCTCCTTCCGGCGCCCAGCCACTCGGACCCGATTCCATCTTGCCGTCCCCCATCCAGAACGACGACTTCTTTTCGTGGCCACCGAATGTCGGACAGTACGAGGCCGGCGAGATCATTCGCTCGCGCGAAGTCACAACCCTCGGGTTCCCTGCCACATCAACAGCACACCAGGCATACCAGGTCATGGTGCGTTCCAACGATTCGAAGGACCGGCCGGTCCCGGTGACCGCGACGCTACTGGTCCCGGCCGAAGCGTGGACGGGCCCCGGCCCTCGCCCGGTCGTCGTCTACAACATGCCCATCGATTCCCTGGGCGCGAAATGCACCCCCTCGTACAAAATGGTGCACGGCTCGAATGCCCCCGACCTCGATCCGCCCGTGCCGGCGTTGCTCCTGGCGAAGAACTACGCGGTACTCGTCCCCGACCACGAGGGGCCGAGGATGGCATACAGCGCGGGTCGCATGGCCGGGCACGCCGTACTCGACAGCATTCGCGGTATGAAGCACCTGACCGGACTCGGCCTGTCGAAGAGTCCCGTCGTCATCGCCGGCTACAGCGGAGGTGCGATCGCCACCGGATGGGCAGCGCAATTGCAACCGTCATACGCTCCCGACGTCGAACTGGCCGGGGCTGCCGCCGGCGGGACTCCCGCCGATTTCGGGCCGCTGAGAAAAACGATGGACGGTCAGCTCGGTTCGGGTCTGTATCTCTCTGCCGTGCTCGGGCTCACCCGCGAGTATCCCGAAATGCTGGAGTTGGCAAACCCGTTGGGTGTTCTCCTCGCGGCGTCACCACTCAAAGACCAGTGCGTGACGACACTCGAACTGGGCGGTGTGTCCATGCTCCCCGTCGAAACGCTCGCGACGGTGCCCGACCCGTTCGACACCCCGACGGGCAGAATGATCGTCGCAGAGAACAAGCTGGGCGCATCCGCCCCGACGACGCCGGTACTCCTCTATCACGGGTCGTCTCGGGTGTTTCTGGGTGATGAGTTCATACCCGAAGAAGAGGCGATCTCCCTGCAGCAGGAATGGTGTCGCGCAGGAGGCAACATCACCTACTCCCCGCAGATCGGCGAGCACGTCACCGCAGCATGGTTCGCATTGCCGGAGTTGATGCACTGGATCGACGAACGGCTCGCGGGAGTTCCCGTGGCCCCAGGATGCCGCTGATCTCTTCCTGTGTTCGGAGGATGGCAGGGCTACCGATGCGTGTGCGGCATCAACAGAATGGCCTGCCTGTCGACGATGTGATCCTCGTCGAGCCACATGGCAGTCTCCTCTCGGGCCCGCGTGATCAGTTCGTCGGCGTTGCCGAAGTCAGCCGGACTCGTGTCCAACGGGCACAGCGGCGGCACGACCCGAATATCGGCGACGTTCTCGTACCGCTCGATATCCAGCGCAAGCCGCTGATTGACCGCGAGAGTCACCCCGAGCAATCCCATACCGAGGGCGCTTCGCGGGACCTTCGACAACGTGCAGGCGTATCCGGTCGGCAGAACCCACACCGTGGTGGCGCCCAGTTCGATTGCATGGGAGATGGGCGTGTTGTTGACGACTCCGCCGTCCATCAGCGACCGACCGTCGATCACTACGGGTGGGAGTATTCCCGGCAGTGACGCACTGGCTGTGACGGCGTCGATGGCTGGGCCCGTCGAGAGGCGAACATCCTTGCCGGTGAGCACATCGGTGGCGACGACGTGCAGTGGGATGGACGCGGACTCCATCCGCTCGAAGCGGAGGTGTTTCGCCAACAGACGCCTTATGGCGTGGTTGGACACCAGATGGTTCCGGACACCGATGAATCCGGTGAAACCTGTGAGCCACGTGGCAGGGAACACCGCGCTGCGCTCGAGCCCACGCCACAGGTCCGCCAGTTCACGAAGATCCTGCTCGGAGGATCCCCCCGCGAGCCACGCGCCGTTGAGCGCGCCGACCGAGGAACCGACGATGAGGTCGGGCCGAATGCCCCGGTCGATCAGGGTCTGCAACATCCCGACCTCGATGGCACCGAGGCTCGCTCCCCCCGACAGAACGAAAGCTGTGGTCATGCCGCCACGGTAGCCCGTCAACCCATCCGATACAGGCTCGCGATGTCGTCGGCAAGACGTTCGAGCACCACCCGGCGCTTGATCTTCGACGTGGCAGTCAGGTCTCCCTCTGCCTCGGTGAGTGCCCGATCGAGGATGACGAATCGCTTGATCGAAGTGGAGAGGGGGACGGTGGTGTTCGCATCGTTGACGGCATCCTGAAGATCCGCGCGCAACTCCTCGTTGTCCCACAGGTCGATCGCAGAGACGTCCGCCGGCTCGCCGTGCGTAAACTTCCACTGCTCGAATTCGAACGGATCGACGGCCAGCAGGGCGCCGACGAACGGCCGGCCGTCCCCGACCACCACCGCCTGCGAGATCAGTGGGTGCGCGCGCAGCCTGTCTTCGAGCGGACCTGGCGACACGTTCTCACCACTCGAAGTGACCATGAGATCCTTCTTGCACCCGGTGACGGTGAGATAGCCTTCCTCGTCCAAGATGCCGAGATCACCAGTCCGGAACCAGCCGTCGTCGAACGCTTCCTCGGTGGCCCTCTCGTTGCGCCAATACCCGTCGAAGACGACAGCGCCGCGTAGTTCGATCTCGCCGTCCCCAGCGATGCGTACGCTGCAGCCGTCGAGTGGCCTACCGGCGGTCCCGATCTTCTGCGCGCCTGGGGTGTTCGCGCAAACCGCGGCGGTGGATTCGGTGAGTCCGTACCCCTCGAAAACCGGAAGTCCCATCCCGCGAAAGAAGTGACCGACGCTGGGCGCGAGTGCTCCGCCACCGGAGATCGCCCACCAGCAGTCGCCGCCCAGAGATGCGCGGAGCTTGGAGTAGACGAGCATGTTCGCGACTACTCGTTCGAGCCGGAGACGCACAGGCAGGCTGTCCTTGCCGGAGGCTTC
It encodes:
- a CDS encoding amino acid ABC transporter substrate-binding protein, which produces MQRTLPAAAIAVLVALAACSNPDSGPGIDQVRASGVLRVGTEGTYTPFSYQGADGQLTGYDVDVARAIGDKLGVSVEFTQSPWDSLFAGLEAGRYDLVANQVAVSAERAQRYDLSIPYTFSEGVIITRADDTSITSVAGLDGKTAAQAATCNWAQVARDAGANVEIVSGFVQAIMLLKDGRVDAHVNDNLVIDEYENRTGDTGLRMAAYTGDTSEQAFAARKDSGLIPDADRALEELRADGTLAQISEKYFGTDVSSPTN
- a CDS encoding amino acid ABC transporter substrate-binding protein — its product is MRRTLPAATIAVLTALSLAACGSSDSGPVIDQVRASGVLKVGTEGTYTPFSYQGADGQLTGYDVDVARAVGDKLGVSVEFTQSPWDSLFAGLEAGRYDLVANQVTVNDERAERYDMSTPYTVSEGVIVTRADDTSITSLSDLAGKTTAQSATSNWAQVARDAGANVESVEGFVQAITLLKDGRVDATVNDNLAVGEYEKQTGDSGVRVVADTGDTSEQAFAARKDSGLIPDVDRALEELRADGTLAQISEKYFGTDVSSPSSGS
- a CDS encoding amino acid ABC transporter permease, which encodes MNDATVQLILDNLWPMLKATVTMTIPLTIISFVLGLVIALLVALARISSIRPLSILARFYISIIRGTPLLVQLFIVFYALPQFGVIIDPFPAAVVAFSLNVGGYAAEVIRSAILSIPKGQWEAAQTIGMGYATTLQRIVLPQAARVAVPPLSNTLISLLKDTSLASTILVTELLRVAQLAAAPTFDFFALYGVAALYYWVICIFLSAVQGRLEARLDRYVAR
- a CDS encoding amino acid ABC transporter ATP-binding protein, which produces MTDTPPLLQVSSVEKSFGDHRVLQGISFDVAQGTVLAIIGPSGSGKTTLLRTLNALDRADSGVISIGDESVDFGADVGRAALARFRAQSGMVFQSHNLFPHKTAIQNVMEGPVVVQKRPKDEARTDAMELLTHVGLAPKADQYPYQLSGGQQQRVGIARALALRPKLMLFDEPTSALDPELVGEVLRVIRDLANEGWTMVIVTHEIRFAQQVADQVLFMDHGVVLERGVPKDVLTNPTEPRLRQFLHRILDPL
- a CDS encoding GNAT family N-acetyltransferase gives rise to the protein MAVTVERAVLDQAEDIVQMHWDAEDWIREKELDLPARGDVSLADVREQIELGQWQVALFAGIVVGALRVLRSDPEVWIDDGIPATYVARVMTDRKHASAGLGALLLRVVDDQARAENVSVVRLECVETNVRLRDYYEQQGFFRVGRRDFEVDWPSVLLMEKYLP
- a CDS encoding lipase family protein, encoding MRLFRSVVLLTVSTCAAALVSVYPLHSFARPLGPGSISPTPIQDDDFFLWPPNVEEYEPGEIIRSREVALRSFPNTLVDNRAFQIMVRSNDSKDRPVPVTATLLVPTASWTAPGPRPVIAYNMPIDSLGAHCTPSYRMLHDWQNLDIDIPPVLSLFLSKNYAVLVTDHQGPRMAYSAGRMAGHAVLDSIRGMKRLTELGLSDSPVVATGYSGGAIATGWAAQLQPSYAPDAELVGVAAGGTPADFGLLRKTLNGQIGSGLYLAAVLGLAREYPEMLVLTNPLGVLLATSMLKDQCSLTIAPAGIASLPAEVIAATPDPFNSPTARAVVAENRMGALVPSAPVLLYHGSSRVFLGDEWIPEEGVIALQQEWCRGGADVTYSPQFGEHITAAVLALPEVVHWMDERLAGVAVAPGCH
- a CDS encoding lipase family protein, which codes for MKLLHAVGLLLISTFAALVSAPPPPSGAQPLGPDSILPSPIQNDDFFSWPPNVGQYEAGEIIRSREVTTLGFPATSTAHQAYQVMVRSNDSKDRPVPVTATLLVPAEAWTGPGPRPVVVYNMPIDSLGAKCTPSYKMVHGSNAPDLDPPVPALLLAKNYAVLVPDHEGPRMAYSAGRMAGHAVLDSIRGMKHLTGLGLSKSPVVIAGYSGGAIATGWAAQLQPSYAPDVELAGAAAGGTPADFGPLRKTMDGQLGSGLYLSAVLGLTREYPEMLELANPLGVLLAASPLKDQCVTTLELGGVSMLPVETLATVPDPFDTPTGRMIVAENKLGASAPTTPVLLYHGSSRVFLGDEFIPEEEAISLQQEWCRAGGNITYSPQIGEHVTAAWFALPELMHWIDERLAGVPVAPGCR
- a CDS encoding patatin-like phospholipase family protein, whose amino-acid sequence is MTTAFVLSGGASLGAIEVGMLQTLIDRGIRPDLIVGSSVGALNGAWLAGGSSEQDLRELADLWRGLERSAVFPATWLTGFTGFIGVRNHLVSNHAIRRLLAKHLRFERMESASIPLHVVATDVLTGKDVRLSTGPAIDAVTASASLPGILPPVVIDGRSLMDGGVVNNTPISHAIELGATTVWVLPTGYACTLSKVPRSALGMGLLGVTLAVNQRLALDIERYENVADIRVVPPLCPLDTSPADFGNADELITRAREETAMWLDEDHIVDRQAILLMPHTHR